A single region of the Vicia villosa cultivar HV-30 ecotype Madison, WI linkage group LG4, Vvil1.0, whole genome shotgun sequence genome encodes:
- the LOC131595391 gene encoding cytochrome b561 and DOMON domain-containing protein At5g47530-like — translation MVVKNLRFMFMLLLSLFVTTTLAQTTQTCLSHNFTNNEKFTTCRDLPELSSYLHWTFDQTTGKLDIAFRHTGISSNDRWVSWAINPNNDLTSSMTGAQALVAIPQSSGAPKAYTSSIAGYGTQLTESAISYNHSKLSATHANGEVAIFATITLSSGVTSLVHLWQDGPVSGGSPQSHATSGANVLSKEKLDLLSGVSQAGSGGGSLSRRRNTHGILNAVSWGILMPLGAVIARYLKVFKSADPAWFYLHVTCQTAAYIVGVAGWGTGLKLGSDSAGITYSTHRALGITLFCLGTLQVFALLLRPNKDHKIRVYWNFYHWAIGYATIIISIINIFKGFDALEVSAANRYDNWKHAYTGIIAALGGIAVLLEAYTWIIVIKRKKSQNKLSHGTNGTNGYGQQV, via the exons atGGTTGTGAAGAACTTAAGGTTCATGTTCATGTTACTTCTCTCTTTGTTTGTTACAACAACCttagcacaaacaacacaaacatgTCTATCCCACAACTTCACAAACAACGAAAAATTCACCACGTGTCGCGATCTACCAGAACTCTCGTCGTACCTTCACTGGACATTCGACCAAACAACAGGAAAGCTCGACATAGCATTCCGACACACAGGAATCTCGTCAAACGACAGGTGGGTCTCATGGGCTATTAACCCTAACAACGATCTCACTTCCTCCATGACTGGAGCTCAAGCTTTGGTCGCGATTCCACAATCTAGCGGTGCCCCGAAAGCTTATACTTCTTCGATTGCGGGTTACGGTACTCAATTAACAGAGAGTGCGATTAGTTATAATCATTCCAAGTTGAGTGCTACACATGCGAATGGTGAGGTTGCGATTTTTGCGACGATTACTCTTTCTAGTGGTGTTACTTCTTTGGTTCATCTTTGGCAAGATGGTCCTGTGTCTGGGGGTTCTCCTCAATCACATGCCACGAGTGGTGCTAATGTACTTTCCAAGGAGAAGTTGGATCTTCTTTCTGGTGTTTCTCAAGCTGGATCAGGTGGAGGTTCTCTCAGTAGAAGAAGAAAT ACCCATGGAATACTAAATGCAGTGAGCTGGGGAATCTTGATGCCCTTGGGAGCTGTAATTGCAAGGTACTTGAAGGTGTTCAAATCTGCAGACCCTGCTTGGTTTTACCTTCATGTTACCTGTCAAACAGCTGCTTATATAGTCGGTGTTGCCGGATGGGGTACCGGTCTAAAACTTGGCAGTGACTCGGCTGGTATTACCTACTCAACTCATAGAGCGCTCGGAATCACCCTCTTCTGCCTCGGAACCCTTCAG GTTTTCGCGCTGCTATTAAGGCCCAACAAAGATCACAAAATCAGAGTCTACTGGAATTTCTACCATTGGGCCATCGGATACGCGACCATAATCATCAGCATCATCAACATCTTTAAAGGGTTCGATGCATTGGAGGTGTCTGCAGCGAACCGTTACGATAACTGGAAGCATGCATACACCGGCATTATTGCGGCTTTGGGCGGCATTGCTGTACTTTTAGAAGCTTACACATGGATCATTGTGATCAAGAGGAAAAAATCACAGAACAAATTGTCACATGGAACAAATGGAACAAATGGATATGGTCAGCAGGTGTAG